From one Lotus japonicus ecotype B-129 chromosome 3, LjGifu_v1.2 genomic stretch:
- the LOC130748665 gene encoding heavy metal-associated isoprenylated plant protein 3-like isoform X2 — MSKKQNKNKNNNNNDNNQGKKKEEKKITPTTVVLKVDMHCDGCASKIVRCVRGFQGVESLTADGDAGKLTVTGIVDPVKLRDKLAAKTKKNVELISPLPNKKDKENQNQNQNNKKSEEKKPKELPVTTAVLKVALHCQGCMERIKKIALKTKGVYEVAIDEEKETVTVKGAMDAKAVVANLMKKLKRKVEVVQPKKEKEGGGEKGDGGKKKQKGEEEEGGGKGKPEHQKQNKMVDWAPVYGYGPYWYGGDGDHHYMGPLHAPQIFSDENPNACSVM; from the exons ATGTCGAAAAAGCAGAACAAaaacaagaacaacaacaacaacgacaacaatcaaggaaagaagaaggaggagaagaagataacACCCACCACCGTGGTGTTGAAAGTTGACATGCATTGCGACGGTTGCGCTTCCAAAATCGTTCGCTGCGTTCGCGGATTCCAAG GCGTGGAGAGCTTGACAGCCGACGGCGACGCCGGGAAGCTAACCGTCACCGGCATTGTCGACCCTGTCAAACTCCGGGACAAGCTCGCCGCCAAAACCAAGAAGAACGTCGAGCTCATCTCTCCACTTCCCAACAAGAAGGACAAggagaatcagaatcagaatcaaaaCAATAAGAAATCTGAAGAGAAAAAACCAAAAGAG CTTCCGGTGACGACGGCGGTGCTGAAGGTGGCGCTGCACTGTCAGGGTTGTATGGAGAGGATCAAGAAGATTGCGTTGAAGACGAAAG GGGTTTATGAGGTGGCGATTGATGAGGAGAAGGAGACAGTGACGGTGAAGGGAGCCATGGATGCGAAGGCAGTGGTGGCGAACTTGATGAAGAAGTTGAAGAGGAAGGTGGAGGTGGTTcaaccaaagaaggagaaggaaggtggtGGTGAAAAAGGAGACGGTGGTAAGAAGAAACAGAagggtgaggaggaggagggtggTGGCAAGGGGAAACCGGAGCATCAGAAGCAGAACAAGATGGTGGATTGGGCACCTGTTTATGGATATGGGCCTTACTGGTATGGCGGCGATGGTGATCACCACTACATGGGGCCATTGCACGCGCCGCAGATCTTCAGTGATGAGAATCCAAACGCGTGTTCTGTTATGTGA
- the LOC130748665 gene encoding heavy metal-associated isoprenylated plant protein 3-like isoform X1, translated as MGQNKNKNNNNNDNNQGKKKEEKKITPTTVVLKVDMHCDGCASKIVRCVRGFQALKLNLLVEGVESLTADGDAGKLTVTGIVDPVKLRDKLAAKTKKNVELISPLPNKKDKENQNQNQNNKKSEEKKPKELPVTTAVLKVALHCQGCMERIKKIALKTKGVYEVAIDEEKETVTVKGAMDAKAVVANLMKKLKRKVEVVQPKKEKEGGGEKGDGGKKKQKGEEEEGGGKGKPEHQKQNKMVDWAPVYGYGPYWYGGDGDHHYMGPLHAPQIFSDENPNACSVM; from the exons ATGGGTCAG AACAAaaacaagaacaacaacaacaacgacaacaatcaaggaaagaagaaggaggagaagaagataacACCCACCACCGTGGTGTTGAAAGTTGACATGCATTGCGACGGTTGCGCTTCCAAAATCGTTCGCTGCGTTCGCGGATTCCAAG CGTTGAAATTGAACCTTCTTGTTGAAGGCGTGGAGAGCTTGACAGCCGACGGCGACGCCGGGAAGCTAACCGTCACCGGCATTGTCGACCCTGTCAAACTCCGGGACAAGCTCGCCGCCAAAACCAAGAAGAACGTCGAGCTCATCTCTCCACTTCCCAACAAGAAGGACAAggagaatcagaatcagaatcaaaaCAATAAGAAATCTGAAGAGAAAAAACCAAAAGAG CTTCCGGTGACGACGGCGGTGCTGAAGGTGGCGCTGCACTGTCAGGGTTGTATGGAGAGGATCAAGAAGATTGCGTTGAAGACGAAAG GGGTTTATGAGGTGGCGATTGATGAGGAGAAGGAGACAGTGACGGTGAAGGGAGCCATGGATGCGAAGGCAGTGGTGGCGAACTTGATGAAGAAGTTGAAGAGGAAGGTGGAGGTGGTTcaaccaaagaaggagaaggaaggtggtGGTGAAAAAGGAGACGGTGGTAAGAAGAAACAGAagggtgaggaggaggagggtggTGGCAAGGGGAAACCGGAGCATCAGAAGCAGAACAAGATGGTGGATTGGGCACCTGTTTATGGATATGGGCCTTACTGGTATGGCGGCGATGGTGATCACCACTACATGGGGCCATTGCACGCGCCGCAGATCTTCAGTGATGAGAATCCAAACGCGTGTTCTGTTATGTGA